The following are encoded together in the Desulfoplanes formicivorans genome:
- a CDS encoding protein-L-isoaspartate(D-aspartate) O-methyltransferase gives MKDRDTPATRADRLAMVASQIESRGIRDPLVVKAMREVPRHLFVPGDMQKRAHDDTPLPIGWEQTISQPYIVAYMTQALGLHGQETVLEIGCGSGYQAAILSRIAARVYTVERIPQLARKAMATLDELGITNIQVREGDGSLGWEEKSPFDAIMVTASGPRIPAPLSSQLGLHGTLVMPVGSRGQGQRIVRQTRISRETFRTDQLLGVAFVPLIGEYGWRADRKG, from the coding sequence ATGAAGGACAGAGATACGCCTGCGACCCGCGCCGATCGGCTGGCCATGGTTGCCAGCCAGATCGAATCCAGGGGAATCCGTGACCCGCTGGTTGTAAAGGCCATGCGAGAGGTCCCCCGACACCTGTTCGTTCCCGGAGATATGCAGAAAAGGGCCCATGATGACACGCCCCTGCCCATCGGGTGGGAGCAGACCATTTCCCAGCCGTACATTGTTGCCTACATGACCCAGGCATTGGGACTTCATGGTCAGGAGACTGTTCTGGAGATAGGATGCGGCAGTGGATATCAGGCCGCCATTTTGAGCCGAATCGCCGCCCGGGTCTATACGGTGGAGCGCATTCCCCAACTGGCCCGCAAGGCCATGGCCACGCTTGACGAGCTGGGGATCACCAACATCCAAGTCCGTGAGGGGGACGGCAGCCTGGGATGGGAGGAAAAGAGCCCTTTTGACGCCATTATGGTGACCGCTTCTGGGCCACGGATTCCAGCGCCCCTGTCATCCCAACTGGGGCTTCACGGAACCTTGGTCATGCCGGTGGGGAGTCGTGGACAGGGACAGCGCATTGTCCGCCAGACCCGCATCTCCCGCGAAACATTCAGGACGGATCAGCTCCTTGGCGTGGCCTTTGTGCCCCTGATCGGCGAATATGGATGGCGAGCAGACAGGAAAGGATAA
- a CDS encoding YeeE/YedE thiosulfate transporter family protein, whose product MKTEQGAWNPYVAGALSGLLGVFSVVVAGKFMGASTTFVRASGMIEKMFVPETVANTAYYMSKGLQFDWQFLFVIGICIGSLIASLTSKTFVWQAVPTMWENRHGGSVARRGVVAFVGGMVAMYGARLAGGCPSGHGLSGLTQLSVSGFIAAACFFAGGMLMAALVFPRSRQERHG is encoded by the coding sequence ATGAAAACAGAACAAGGCGCATGGAATCCGTATGTGGCTGGAGCTTTGAGCGGGCTCCTTGGGGTGTTTTCCGTTGTTGTTGCTGGCAAGTTCATGGGAGCCTCGACCACCTTTGTGCGGGCATCCGGGATGATTGAAAAGATGTTTGTACCGGAAACAGTCGCCAACACGGCCTACTACATGTCCAAGGGGCTTCAGTTCGATTGGCAGTTTCTTTTTGTCATCGGTATCTGTATCGGTTCCCTGATCGCTTCCCTGACATCGAAAACCTTTGTCTGGCAGGCCGTGCCAACGATGTGGGAGAACAGGCATGGCGGGAGTGTGGCTCGGCGGGGAGTGGTCGCTTTTGTGGGAGGCATGGTGGCCATGTACGGGGCGCGACTGGCAGGAGGGTGCCCCAGCGGTCACGGTCTGAGCGGCCTGACCCAGCTTTCGGTGAGCGGGTTCATTGCAGCGGCCTGTTTTTTTGCAGGAGGCATGCTCATGGCTGCCCTGGTTTTTCCCCGGAGCCGTCAAGAAAGACATGGCTGA
- a CDS encoding DUF6691 family protein, which translates to MALIYGLITGIVFGFLLQKARVIRYDKQLGALRLKDMTIVKFMLSNIIVGMVGIYILNDMGMVRLSVKATSIGANALGGIVFGLGWGLLGYCPGTAAGALGEGRWDALWGIGGMLVGASLFAHTYPVLKSTVYTWGNLGKITLPQMLGISHWPVIIGLVILYVLVLGWFEKKGL; encoded by the coding sequence ATGGCGCTTATTTATGGATTGATAACAGGGATCGTGTTCGGCTTTCTGCTCCAGAAGGCTCGTGTCATCAGGTACGACAAGCAACTCGGAGCCTTGCGGCTCAAGGATATGACCATTGTCAAATTCATGCTTTCGAACATCATCGTGGGCATGGTCGGCATCTATATTCTGAACGATATGGGTATGGTCAGGCTTTCGGTCAAGGCGACATCCATTGGGGCCAATGCCCTTGGAGGGATTGTGTTCGGTCTTGGCTGGGGCCTTCTGGGCTATTGTCCGGGGACCGCGGCCGGGGCCCTGGGAGAGGGCCGCTGGGACGCGTTGTGGGGGATTGGCGGAATGCTTGTGGGGGCTTCGCTCTTTGCCCACACCTATCCGGTGCTCAAGTCCACCGTGTACACATGGGGAAATCTGGGAAAGATAACCCTGCCCCAGATGCTGGGCATCAGTCACTGGCCCGTGATCATCGGTCTGGTGATTCTCTATGTACTGGTGCTGGGGTGGTTCGAGAAGAAAGGACTGTGA
- the ylqF gene encoding ribosome biogenesis GTPase YlqF has translation MDINWFPGHMHKARQAIARVMPSIDVVVEVLDARLPLSSQNPLLHELKGDRPCIRVLNKADMADPRITTEWIGYFQREKGVKALAMCAKNKKEAMKIIGLCKKMTPKRDYLFKPVRVMMAGIPNVGKSTLINTIVGREITKAANQAAITRKPKHIDLKNGVVLSDTPGILWPKLQDKHGAFLLAASGAIRDTAMSYPEVAMYTGNHLLGRYPDLLMQRYKLKELPADGLALLEAIGRKRGCLVRGGEVDLHKAAELFLRELKNGVIGHISLERPQER, from the coding sequence ATGGATATCAACTGGTTCCCAGGACATATGCACAAGGCCAGGCAGGCCATTGCCCGGGTCATGCCGTCCATTGACGTGGTCGTGGAGGTGCTTGATGCCCGACTGCCCCTTTCCAGTCAGAACCCCCTCTTGCATGAACTCAAGGGGGACAGACCGTGTATCCGCGTCCTGAACAAGGCCGACATGGCCGATCCCCGGATAACCACCGAATGGATTGGGTATTTCCAACGCGAAAAAGGGGTCAAGGCCCTGGCCATGTGCGCCAAGAACAAAAAAGAGGCCATGAAAATCATCGGCCTCTGCAAAAAAATGACCCCCAAGCGGGATTATCTGTTCAAGCCCGTCCGGGTGATGATGGCCGGGATTCCCAATGTGGGCAAATCCACCCTCATCAACACCATCGTGGGCAGGGAAATCACCAAGGCGGCCAACCAGGCGGCCATCACCCGCAAGCCCAAACACATTGATCTGAAAAACGGGGTTGTCCTTTCGGACACGCCGGGCATCCTGTGGCCCAAGCTCCAGGACAAACACGGCGCCTTCCTGCTGGCCGCGTCAGGCGCCATCAGGGATACGGCCATGAGCTATCCCGAGGTGGCCATGTACACGGGCAACCACCTTTTGGGCCGTTACCCGGATCTGCTCATGCAACGGTACAAGCTCAAGGAGCTTCCTGCCGACGGTCTGGCCCTGCTCGAGGCCATAGGCCGCAAACGGGGATGCCTGGTCCGTGGGGGAGAGGTGGATCTGCACAAGGCTGCAGAGCTCTTCCTCAGGGAGCTCAAAAACGGGGTCATCGGTCACATCAGTCTGGAACGCCCCCAGGAAAGATAA
- the nth gene encoding endonuclease III, which translates to MNSSHKQNNQQPTEVQARAAIVLDRLLKRYPRPTSALNWSTPWELLVATALSAQCTDKRVNMVTPVLFARWPDVASMAQADPREVEKVIYSTGFYKNKAKNLIHAARTIMNTFAGQVPQSMAELITLGGVARKTANIILSNAFGIHEGIAVDTHVKRIALRLGLTESTNPIRVEKDLMPLVPRQHWGNINHCLVLFGRKVCKARGPLCTACDLTDICPRIGIPSEDTSSKK; encoded by the coding sequence TTGAACTCGTCCCATAAACAGAACAATCAACAACCCACCGAGGTACAGGCCAGGGCGGCAATCGTTCTGGATCGTCTTTTGAAACGATATCCCCGGCCCACTTCTGCCCTGAACTGGTCGACCCCGTGGGAACTCCTCGTGGCCACGGCCCTTTCAGCCCAATGCACGGACAAACGGGTGAACATGGTCACCCCTGTGCTCTTTGCCCGGTGGCCGGACGTTGCATCCATGGCCCAGGCCGATCCCAGGGAGGTTGAAAAAGTCATCTATTCCACGGGATTTTACAAGAACAAGGCCAAAAATCTGATTCATGCGGCCCGAACCATTATGAACACGTTCGCTGGCCAGGTCCCCCAGAGCATGGCAGAACTGATCACCCTGGGAGGAGTTGCCCGAAAGACCGCCAACATCATCCTTTCCAACGCCTTTGGCATTCATGAGGGCATAGCCGTTGACACGCATGTGAAAAGAATTGCCCTGCGTCTTGGGCTGACCGAATCCACCAATCCGATCCGGGTGGAAAAGGATCTCATGCCTCTTGTTCCCCGGCAGCATTGGGGGAATATCAACCACTGCCTGGTGCTGTTTGGCCGGAAGGTTTGCAAGGCCAGGGGTCCCTTGTGCACGGCATGCGATCTGACGGATATCTGTCCGAGAATCGGAATACCATCGGAGGATACGTCATCAAAAAAATAA